In one window of Acanthochromis polyacanthus isolate Apoly-LR-REF ecotype Palm Island chromosome 8, KAUST_Apoly_ChrSc, whole genome shotgun sequence DNA:
- the arl2bp gene encoding ADP-ribosylation factor-like protein 2-binding protein isoform X2, whose protein sequence is MDVQERSIRSCAENIVDMTDMDEEDLSISSYSATDTAFDGVIGCIEDIIMEEDFQQLQHSFMDKYYLEFDDSDENKLSYTPIFNEYVDQLEKYLEQQLTERIPDFNMDTFIELLMQRKEEVSGDIFDMLLTFTDFMAFKEMFVEYRATKEGRGLDLSEGLVVTALNPADSKNTNCTK, encoded by the exons ATGGACGTCCAGGAACGAA GTATCCGTAGCTGTGCAGAAAACATCGTGGACATGACTGATATGGACGAAGAAGACCTCTCCATTTCCAG TTACTCTGCTACAGACACAGCTTTTGATGGTGTTATTGGCTGTATAGAGGACATCATCATGG AGGAAGActttcagcagcttcagcacaGCTTCATGGATAAATACTACCTGGAGTTTGATGATTCTGATGAAAACAAGCTCAGCTACACACCCATCTTCAATGAATAT GTTGACCAGCTGGAGAAATACTTGGAACAGCAGCTGACGGAGAGGATCCCCGACTTCAACATGGACACCTTCATAGAGCTGCTCAT GCAGCGCAAAGAGGAGGTCTCGGGTGACATCTTTGACATGTTGCTGACGTTCACCGACTTCATGGCCTTCAAGGAGATGTTTGTGGAATACAGAGCT ACCAAGGAGGGCCGAGGTCTGGACCTGAGTGAGGGGCTGGTGGTCACAGCTCTGAACCCTGCAGACTCCAAGAACACCAACTGCACTAAATGA
- the arl2bp gene encoding ADP-ribosylation factor-like protein 2-binding protein isoform X3, whose translation MTDMDEEDLSISSYSATDTAFDGVIGCIEDIIMEEDFQQLQHSFMDKYYLEFDDSDENKLSYTPIFNEYVDQLEKYLEQQLTERIPDFNMDTFIELLMQRKEEVSGDIFDMLLTFTDFMAFKEMFVEYRATKEGRGLDLSEGLVVTALNPADSKNTNCTK comes from the exons ATGACTGATATGGACGAAGAAGACCTCTCCATTTCCAG TTACTCTGCTACAGACACAGCTTTTGATGGTGTTATTGGCTGTATAGAGGACATCATCATGG AGGAAGActttcagcagcttcagcacaGCTTCATGGATAAATACTACCTGGAGTTTGATGATTCTGATGAAAACAAGCTCAGCTACACACCCATCTTCAATGAATAT GTTGACCAGCTGGAGAAATACTTGGAACAGCAGCTGACGGAGAGGATCCCCGACTTCAACATGGACACCTTCATAGAGCTGCTCAT GCAGCGCAAAGAGGAGGTCTCGGGTGACATCTTTGACATGTTGCTGACGTTCACCGACTTCATGGCCTTCAAGGAGATGTTTGTGGAATACAGAGCT ACCAAGGAGGGCCGAGGTCTGGACCTGAGTGAGGGGCTGGTGGTCACAGCTCTGAACCCTGCAGACTCCAAGAACACCAACTGCACTAAATGA
- the arl2bp gene encoding ADP-ribosylation factor-like protein 2-binding protein isoform X1, protein MDVQERTPQSPGIRSCAENIVDMTDMDEEDLSISSYSATDTAFDGVIGCIEDIIMEEDFQQLQHSFMDKYYLEFDDSDENKLSYTPIFNEYVDQLEKYLEQQLTERIPDFNMDTFIELLMQRKEEVSGDIFDMLLTFTDFMAFKEMFVEYRATKEGRGLDLSEGLVVTALNPADSKNTNCTK, encoded by the exons ATGGACGTCCAGGAACGAA CTCCTCAATCTCCAGGTATCCGTAGCTGTGCAGAAAACATCGTGGACATGACTGATATGGACGAAGAAGACCTCTCCATTTCCAG TTACTCTGCTACAGACACAGCTTTTGATGGTGTTATTGGCTGTATAGAGGACATCATCATGG AGGAAGActttcagcagcttcagcacaGCTTCATGGATAAATACTACCTGGAGTTTGATGATTCTGATGAAAACAAGCTCAGCTACACACCCATCTTCAATGAATAT GTTGACCAGCTGGAGAAATACTTGGAACAGCAGCTGACGGAGAGGATCCCCGACTTCAACATGGACACCTTCATAGAGCTGCTCAT GCAGCGCAAAGAGGAGGTCTCGGGTGACATCTTTGACATGTTGCTGACGTTCACCGACTTCATGGCCTTCAAGGAGATGTTTGTGGAATACAGAGCT ACCAAGGAGGGCCGAGGTCTGGACCTGAGTGAGGGGCTGGTGGTCACAGCTCTGAACCCTGCAGACTCCAAGAACACCAACTGCACTAAATGA